A genomic segment from Aegilops tauschii subsp. strangulata cultivar AL8/78 chromosome 1, Aet v6.0, whole genome shotgun sequence encodes:
- the LOC141021681 gene encoding uncharacterized protein isoform X2, whose translation MKLSDAEKKEIKIGRRNTNLAGSEKPQAIGKLMSDRPAPKEALESTLGRIWSPFKGVECKNLGMNRFLFSFRDEAGKLKALNDRPWTFNKRLLVVEDFDPAKTLNEYEFKKIPIWVRLHGIPMGSMYRESGEAIGKEIGEVLDVDVDECGMAAGEFMRVKVRLDITKPLMRGISIFLEDDEEERQDKEMTGEEKNNEQKGKEILFTYEHLPDFCYICGVIGHNDRGCPNKQNLGVGHEFGSWLKAEDWGRRPSEEDRSRNSRDKWGFGKNSTGGNRGSDAITWRKNSFDGEGVGVSGKREEKEATSPLNKQANEEEVESGGKKFLLEGIPSERIV comes from the coding sequence ATGAAGCTCTCAGATGCAGAGAAGAAAGAAATCAAGATTGGACGAAGGAACACAAACCTAGCAGGGTCAGAGAAGCCACAAGCTATTGGTAAATTGATGTCTGACAGACCTGCGCCGAAGGAGGCCCTAGAGAGCACCTTGGGAAGGATTTGGTCTCCGTTCAAAGGAGTGGAGTGCAAGAACCTAGGTATGAATCGATTTTTGTTCTCATTCCGAGATGAAGCAGGGAAACTTAAGGCGTTGAATGACAGACCTTGGACTTTCAATAAGAGGCTTCTGGTTGTTGAAGATTTTGATCCAGCAAAAACGCTCAATGAGTACGAGTTCAAGAAAATTCCTATTTGGGTAAGACTTCATGGTATTCCTATGGGATCGATGTATAGGGAGTCAGGTGAAGCCATAGGGAAGGAAATTGGGGAGGTGCTAGATGTTGATGTAGATGAATGTGGCATGGCAGCAGGAGAGTTTATGCGGGTGAAAGTCCGGCTAGATATCACAAAACCTTTGATGAGGGGTATTAGTATCTTCCTGGAAGATGATGAGGAGGAAAGGCAAGACAAAGAGATGACAGGCGAAGAAAAGAACAATGAACAGAAGGGGAAAGAGATTTTATTTACATATGAACACTTGCCGGACTTCTGCTATATTTGCGGCGTCATCGGCCACAATGATAGAGGCTGTCCAAATAAACAGAACCTGGGAGTTGGGCATGAATTTGGATCGTGGCTCAAGGCAGAAGACTGGGGAAGGAGGCCAAGTGAGGAGGATAGGAGCAGGAACTCTCGAGATAAATGGGGTTTTGGAAAAAATAGTACTGGAGGCAACAGGGGTAGCGATGCAATTACGTGGAGGAAGAATTCATTTGATGGTGAAGGAGTGGGGGTCTCAGGTAAGAGGGAGGAAAAGGAAGCAACCAGCCCACTAAATAAACAAGCAAATGAGGAAGAGGTAGAATCTGGAGGAAAGAAATTTCTTTTGGAAGGGATTCCGAGTGAAAGGATTGTATAG
- the LOC141021681 gene encoding uncharacterized protein isoform X1: MKITVCNCRGLGNGPTVRGLLDLQKQVDPDMLFLSETKMNSKNMERFKRMLGMDQMLIRNCEGKSGGLALLWKKGVRVELQNFSRLHIDVVINEKDGFKWRFTGIYGEPASDKKHTTWRLLSVLNQQMNLPWLCAGDFNEIMYNHEKRGGPSRSQKAMESFRLALAECGLRDLGYSGDKFTWRNHNHIASRYIKERLDRATGNRSWCNRFPNYKVVNEDPRHSNHRPVTILMESTNHRHNTGGYAKAFRFEAKWLQEEDCEAVVNNAWATAAARGVNKAADKLHAVACDLKEWDTNVLGNLEKRINQLKRELEEVRRKEINQVNVSRELFLKEKLDRLEHQRDIFWKQRAHVKWLESGDKNTAFFHAFASERKRKNTI; this comes from the coding sequence ATGAAAATCACGGTGTGCAACTGCCGGGGGTTGGGGAACGGCCCGACAGTGAGAGGGCTTCTAGACCTCCAGAAGCAGGTGGACCCTGACATGCTTTTCCTATCTGAAACCAAGATGAACAGCAAAAATATGGAAAGATTTAAACGAATGTTAGGGATGGACCAGATGTTGATAAGGAACTGTGAAGGAAAGAGTGGTGGACTAGCTCTACTGTGGAAGAAAGGAGTGAGAGTTGAGCTCCAAAATTTCTCAAGGCTCCATATAGATGTGGTAATAAACGAAAAGGACGGTTTCAAATGGCGGTTCACAGGAATTTACGGTGAACCTGCAAGTGATAAAAAGCATACAACCTGGAGACTTTTAAGTGTTCTTAATCAGCAGATGAATCTTCCTTGGTTATGTGCTGGAGACTTCAATGAGATTATGTACAACCATGAAAAGAGAGGAGGTCCGAGTAGATCACAAAAAGCAATGGAGAGTTTCAGGCTGGCACTTGCTGAATGTGGGCTGCGAGACTTGGGTTATTCAGGTGATAAATTCACATGGCGCAACCACAACCATATAGCAAGTCGATACATAAAAGAAAGGTTGGACAGGGCAACAGGGAATCGTAGCTGGTGCAATCGATTCCCAAACTACAAAGTCGTAAATGAGGATCCAAGACACTCAAATCACCGTCCTGTAACTATATTGATGGAGAGTACAAATCATAGACACAATACAGGAGGGTATGCCAAAGCTTTTAGATTTGAAGCCAAATGGTTGCAAGAGGAGGATTGCGAGGCAGTGGTGAACAATGCATGGGCTACTGCTGCAGCGCGAGGAGTAAATAAAGCAGCCGACAAGTTGCATGCAGTAGCTTGTGACCTAAAAGAGTGGGACACAAACGTCTTAGGCAATCTAGAAAAGAGGATAAATCAACTCAAAAGAGAATTAGAGGAAGTAAGGAGGAAAGAGATCAACCAGGTTAATGTGTCAAGAGAACTTTTTTTGAAGGAAAAGCTGGACAGATTAGAACATCAAAGGGATATTTTTTGGAAGCAAAGAGCTCATGTCAAATGGCTTGAATCAGGAGATAAGAATACTGCTTTCTTCCATGCTTTTGCATCAGAAAGAAAACGCAAAAACACAATTTGA